Proteins encoded by one window of Nitrincola iocasae:
- a CDS encoding AAA family ATPase, translating into MPVSEHEYVEPASRMQLAEKLSHLSSYSEFMVLLLGDAGSGRSLLLEQLAQQHEPRTQRIARLDLEEKTDVSGILILLISALRLESDALIDNRKRLAAIHKHLRALTEVDITLHLHIDNADYLSDNALELLLSLLQLNESAPHLLLTALPSFEQRASDKGVFERFENRVHIQRLEPFTEVEAEDFVLALLPAQANLSPKQLRKLIDAGDRHPGSLKAAISALVQQGGLESQVRSFPLPPLHMGAIAMVLLLITGFAVWHYVPRAEHEPQGMARIQVMPDPVAVDSQPVVRVDVIEAREELAQRIAEQEALLTAPDAQVEEPPQTEPVSGLAAEAESALDVTPLADAGAVAEVEPLSEVDAVADEQAVAMVNDEAEPEPDPIQSEVEVPVAEETPEQSEPSVAVSTPEPEPVAEPAAPAPEPPAVSTEPELTASVTPGSQAEMLLGWPDSGFTLQMLGARSEESVVKFIQSQEQPQRFYRFKALFQGAPWNVVVYGQYPTRAAAMEAVRSLPADLRDRNPWARSISSVKEDIKKVDQ; encoded by the coding sequence ATGCCAGTTAGCGAACATGAATATGTCGAACCCGCTTCCCGAATGCAGTTGGCTGAAAAGCTAAGTCATCTATCCAGCTATTCGGAGTTCATGGTTCTATTGCTGGGTGATGCTGGCAGTGGGCGCAGCCTGCTACTTGAACAGCTGGCGCAACAGCATGAACCCCGCACCCAGCGCATTGCTCGACTCGATCTGGAAGAAAAAACTGATGTCAGTGGCATTTTGATCTTGTTAATTAGCGCATTGCGTCTGGAATCAGACGCCCTGATCGATAATCGTAAACGTCTTGCTGCAATTCATAAACATCTACGTGCACTCACTGAAGTTGATATTACCCTGCATCTGCATATCGATAATGCTGACTACCTCAGTGATAATGCGCTGGAGTTGTTACTAAGTCTGTTGCAATTAAACGAATCCGCACCACATTTGCTACTGACCGCGCTGCCCTCTTTTGAGCAGCGGGCGAGTGATAAGGGTGTGTTTGAACGTTTTGAAAATCGTGTACATATCCAGCGTTTGGAACCGTTTACAGAGGTGGAGGCGGAGGATTTTGTGCTGGCATTGCTGCCTGCTCAAGCTAACCTGAGCCCAAAACAATTACGCAAGCTCATTGATGCCGGCGATCGACATCCTGGCAGCCTTAAAGCCGCCATCTCGGCCTTAGTTCAGCAAGGCGGGCTGGAAAGTCAGGTGCGTAGTTTTCCCTTACCCCCCTTGCACATGGGTGCGATTGCAATGGTGCTGTTGCTGATTACGGGCTTTGCTGTCTGGCACTATGTACCTAGAGCCGAGCATGAACCTCAAGGGATGGCGCGTATTCAGGTGATGCCTGATCCAGTAGCGGTTGATAGCCAGCCTGTTGTGCGGGTCGATGTAATCGAAGCGCGAGAAGAGCTGGCGCAGCGCATTGCAGAGCAGGAAGCATTATTGACTGCACCTGATGCGCAAGTTGAAGAGCCGCCGCAAACGGAGCCAGTCTCCGGGTTGGCGGCTGAAGCCGAATCTGCGCTAGACGTTACCCCGTTGGCGGATGCTGGCGCTGTGGCTGAGGTTGAGCCTTTATCAGAGGTTGACGCTGTTGCCGACGAGCAGGCAGTCGCCATGGTTAACGATGAAGCTGAGCCAGAGCCTGATCCCATTCAGTCTGAGGTCGAAGTTCCCGTTGCTGAAGAAACACCAGAGCAAAGCGAACCGAGCGTGGCTGTTTCCACACCAGAGCCTGAGCCAGTAGCTGAGCCTGCTGCACCTGCACCTGAGCCCCCTGCTGTGAGCACCGAACCCGAATTAACAGCCTCTGTTACCCCGGGATCTCAGGCTGAAATGCTGCTGGGTTGGCCTGATAGTGGCTTCACCTTGCAGATGCTAGGCGCACGATCAGAAGAAAGTGTGGTAAAATTCATTCAATCACAGGAGCAACCTCAGCGTTTTTATCGTTTCAAAGCGCTATTCCAGGGTGCGCCATGGAATGTTGTTGTTTATGGCCAATACCCAACTCGTGCAGCCGCTATGGAAGCTGTACGAAGCCTTCCTGCTGACCTCAGGGATCGAAATCCGTGGGCCAGATCAATTTCAAGTGTCAAAGAAGATATTAAAAAAGTCGATCAATAA